Genomic segment of Aphelocoma coerulescens isolate FSJ_1873_10779 chromosome 6, UR_Acoe_1.0, whole genome shotgun sequence:
aataacaataaaagatACGCTTTTTATATTTTACGTTCGTTTTAAATGAAGTGTGAGCGATATACGAGAGGGTTATTTTAGGAGGAAGGAAGgctacagggtttttttgtgtttagaTAAACAttgaaattatttggaaaaatcAAATAgagcaataaaaattaaaattacaatCGCAACAGATCTAGATACAAATAGATTGGCGAGTTCCATCATTTATCTGCTGACTTGTTTTTGCAGATAAGCTCCGTGGGACTGGCCCGTGGgaattcaaattttaaaaaaaggaaaaaagtgaaaaaaaaggggggggtggCGTTGTGTTATCTCGAAGGAAGAGACAATTTTATTCAAAATTTCTGCAGCCACTGGTTTCTGTCTCTCCTATTCGTGACTGTATGTTCAGTCCGTTTCGGCCCTTCTCACATTCACGATTTACCgtgaaaaagaaaagttgcTGGAGGATTTCCTGACTGGTGTTAAGGGCTCGGTCGGTAACCGGGGGCTGTAGTGCAGCGAGTGTGGGGGTAAACGGGGGCCACAGGTGGGGCCCCAAAACCTTTGTGCTTAGAAATCACTCCGTCTGGGAGACACAAAAAAACCACGCCAAAACGGGCATCACCTGGCAGCTCCATCCTCCTCTCTCCGAAATCCCGCTCCCTCGCTCAGCATTGGCTAAAGCCGATCGAAGGGAGCCCGGCCGACCCTCGCCCCGACCGCTCTCCCTCTGCGTCCCTTCCCAAACGAACGAACAGCGCGACCCCCCCTCCCGCACGGACAGACGGACCGCGGGGCACGGGGAGCGCCCCGGGAGGCGCCCGCAGCCCCTCGCCgctccccggccccggccgccgcctcTCCTCGCCCCGCGggcgccgggccccgctccgccccggccccgctccgccccggccCGCGGAGGGAGCCGcgccgcggggctcgggggcggcggggagcggggggcGGCTGCCGGCTGCCGCCGCGCCGCCCGTCCCATAAATACCGCCACAAATAGAGACTATAAATATAAATAGGGGGAAGGTACTTAGAGTCAGTCCAGTGCTTTTTTCTCAGCGCTCTCTTTATTGTTGGTCCGGGAGTAGGGCTCGAAGGCGGACGAGCTCAGGTAGCGGGCCGACAGTTCCTGCAAGTTGCCCGCCAGCGAACCGGCCACGGCCAGGGGCGCGGAGGAGAGGCGGCCGGCCACCGAGCCCAGCAGCGCGGGCACCGGCAGCCCGAACAGCCCgtgccccgcggccgccgccccgtGCAGCGCCGCCGgcggggggggcccggccgcGCCGCTGGCGGCCGGAGGGTGcggggagccgccgccgccgggagccgccgccgcgctgccgctgcccgccgcggccaggccgggcccgCGCAGCGCCGAGCCCAGCGCGCCGCCGGCACAGGGCGGCAGGAGGccgggcagccccggcgggGAGAGCAGCCGGCCTTGCTCCAGCAGCCGCAGGACGCTGCAGGTGGCGGCGGTCTCGGACACCACCGACCGCAGCTCGGAGTCCTTGCCCTGGTCCTTCTTCTGCTTGGTGCGCCGGTTCTGGAACCAGACCTTGACCTGCAGGCCGGGGAGAGAGGCAGGGTCAGCGGGGCGGGAGGAtcggcgccccccgccaggtGCCCCGGGACCCCGGCGCGGCtccgcggggcggggggaggcggcgggggaggGCCCACAGGCACTTGGAGCGGGGAGCGTTTCCAAAACGCACAAAGCGGCACTCGCAGAACACAACCCCCCACACTCTCTGTCTGTTCCCCGTTTGGGGGTGACCCCGCGGCCTTTAGCTCTGCTTCTCTGACCAGACCTCTCACTTCGTCCTAGTTTACTGCAGGCCGGGAGTTCTCTGGGAGACGGAGCCTGCCCTTTCCCCACCGCTTTATTCTAAGCCGGCTCAGCCGGAGCCCCGGGAACTCCACGGTTCCCAGCAGCCGCTGCCTGCTCCGACGGCCCTTCCTGGGGGTAACAGCAGCAATGAGCTTCTTTCCCCGTATCCCAACCTGGACACTCTCTCTCTCTACCccccaaataattttaaataataatcaACTTAAACAAGGAATACTAGAAGTCActcaaaaaacaacaaaccgaatcaaagccaaaccaaaacacaacaaaacccaCCCACGGTAGGTTCTGTAACCTACAAGCTATTGAACTTGTCATTCCTATCcggcaaggaaagaaaaaagctaattAACGTGTCAGGAGAATTTATTGTTATATGATGTTTTGTGGAAATATGAAACCGGCTTTAAGAAGTTTGAATTTTTGGATGCTTCCCCGCACGCTCGCACAGTTTTAGCTCGCCTGTTCATCCCCGGCCTTTCTGGCCTTGAGGGTGGAGAGGCGATTCGTCCCC
This window contains:
- the VAX1 gene encoding ventral anterior homeobox 1, which translates into the protein MFGKQDKMDVRCSSETEANRVSKNGHKEGKESKGSEGNISTSFLKDQQGTFSASAATEGCNKSKSSSADPDYCRRILVRDAKGSIREIILPKGLDLDRPKRTRTSFTAEQLYRLEMEFQRCQYVVGRERTELARQLNLSETQVKVWFQNRRTKQKKDQGKDSELRSVVSETAATCSVLRLLEQGRLLSPPGLPGLLPPCAGGALGSALRGPGLAAAGSGSAAAAPGGGGSPHPPAASGAAGPPPPAALHGAAAAGHGLFGLPVPALLGSVAGRLSSAPLAVAGSLAGNLQELSARYLSSSAFEPYSRTNNKESAEKKALD